From Cryptomeria japonica unplaced genomic scaffold, Sugi_1.0 HiC_scaffold_28, whole genome shotgun sequence, a single genomic window includes:
- the LOC131861609 gene encoding phospholipase A1-Igamma1, chloroplastic-like — MVPNLKAEALRYGNLAQLCYDAFDGKSYSKNYGTCYHSKRDLFNKMGMSESGYQVTKYVYANTNLLNQVFGEKPKDQGVWLGFIAVCTDPNEIRRLGRRDIVIAWRGTQTAEEWIEDLRDILVPTRLSYRCKRTGKNQEHHFADGVLIERGFLSCYTSTVRHRQGAAGATVNTSTRDLVVSEIERLIQVYEKEMDNLSITFTGQSLGAALATLSAYDIKQMLCTKHNFHQIPVTVFAFASPRVGNLAFAKRVEEIGVKVLRFVNKRDVVPKVPGVCMNENVGCLSKLLHWLPWTYFHVGFELPLHNNSPFIQHTHNLAYFHNLELYLHLLDGYVGSKQPFSWSGRDHALVNKSCDLLREKYEIPPKWWQEQNKGLVKGPDGKWTQPSEEE, encoded by the coding sequence ATGGTGCCCAATTTGAAAGCTGAAGCTCTCAGATATGGGAATTTGGCACAGCTTTGTTACGACGCATTTGATGGCAAAAGCTACTCCAAAAACTACGGCACATGTTATCACAGTAAAAGAGATCTGTTCAATAAGATGGGCATGTCTGAAAGTGGCTACCAAGTCACTAAATATGTTTACGCCAATACTAATCTGTTAAATCAAGTTTTTGGTGAGAAACCAAAAGACCAAGGTGTTTGGTTGGGTTTTATTGCAGTTTGCACGGATCCAAATGAGATAAGAAGGCTTGGACGACGAGACATAGTGATTGCATGGAGAGGAACTCAGACTGCTGAAGAATGGATAGAAGACCTGAGAGATATTCTTGTACCTACAAGATTATCCTATAGATGCAAGAGGACAGGCAAAAACCAAGAGCATCATTTCGCGGATGGAGTACTAATTGAGAGAGGATTCCTGAGCTGCTATACTTCAACTGTCCGTCACCGTCAAGGCGCTGCAGGAGCCACTGTGAACACCAGCACCAGAGATTTGGTAGTCTCAGAGATAGAACGATTGATTCAAGTTTATGAAAAAGAGATGGACAATTTAAGCATAACATTTACGGGACAGAGCTTAGGAGCTGCACTTGCAACCTTGAGCGCTTATGATATCAAACAAATGCTTTGCACCAAGCATAATTTTCATCAAATTCCCGTCACCGTCTTCGCTTTTGCCTCTCCCCGGGTGGGAAATCTTGCGTTTGCTAAACGGGTGGAGGAGATTGGAGTGAAAGTGCTGAGGTTTGTGAACAAGCGTGACGTGGTTCCCAAAGTGCCCGGAGTTTGTATGAACGAGAACGTGGGATGCCTCAGCAAATTGCTGCATTGGCTTCCGTGGACATACTTTCATGTTGGCTTCGAGCTTCCTTTACACAACAATTCTCCATTCATTCAGCACACCCATAATCTTGCCTACTTTCATAATTTAGAGCTTTACTTGCATTTACTGGACGGGTATGTTGGAAGTAAGCAGCCGTTTTCTTGGAGTGGAAGAGATCATGCTCTGGTTAATAAGAGCTGTGATTTATTGCGCGAGAAATATGAAATTCCTCCAAAATGGTGGCAGGAACAGAACAAGGGCCTCGTTAAAGGTCCAGATGGCAAATGGACGCAGCCATCAGAAGAGGAATAA